GCCGAGTTCGACGGCGTTGATCACGTAGAGCTTGAGCTGCTTGTCGATGATGCTCTGCTGCACCGCCTGGGGCAGGTGCTGCCAAACCTCGTCCTTGCCGTAGGGCGAGTTGATGAGGAAGGTCGCGCCCTTCTTGGCCGCCTTGAGCATGTCGTACTTCTCCAGGAAGGCGAAGTTGTGGCAGGCCACGAAATCGGCGGTCTGCACCAGGTAGGGCGCGCGGATTTCCTTCTTGCCGAAGCGCAGGTGCGAGGTGGTCATGCTGCCGGCCTTCTTGGAGTCGTAGACGAAGTAGGCCTGCACGTTGTTGTCGGTGGTTTCGCCGATGATCTTGATGGAGTTCTTGTTGGCGCCCACCGTGCCGTCGGAACCCAGGCCGTAGAACTGCGCCTGATAGATGCCCTCGTGGGGCACCTTGAAATCGGCGTCGAAGTCAAGGCTGGCGTTGGTCACGTCGTCCTTGATGCCGACGATGAAATGGTTCTTGGGCTTGGCGGCGGCCAGGTTGTCGAAGATCGCCTTGGCCATGCCCGGCGAAAACTCGTAGGAACCCAGGCCGTAGCGGCCGCCGACGATGACCGGATAGCCCTTGAGCTGGATCTTCTGATCGGCCATGGCCTCGCCGATGGCGGTGCGCACCAACTGATAGAGAGGCTCGCCCAGGGAGCCGGGCTCCTTGGTGCGGTCCATGACGGCGATGGACTTGACGGTCTTGGGCAGGGCGGCCACCAGGCCATCCACCGGGAAGGGGTTGAACATGCGCACCTTGAGCACGCCGACCTTCTCGCCCTTGGCGACCAGATACTCGACCAGTTCCTGCACGGTGTCGGCGCCCGAGCCCATGATCACCACCACGCGCTCGGCGTCGGGGGCGCCCACGTAGTCGACCAGCTTGTACTGGCGGCCGGTGATGCCGGCGAACTTGTCCATCTGCTTCTGCAGAATGCCGGGGAAGGCCAGATAGTACTTGTTGACCGTCTCGCGGCCCTGGAAGTACACGTCGGGATTCTGCGCGGTGCCGCGCAGCACCGGATGATCGGGGGAGAGGGCGCGGGCGCGATGGGCGCGCACCAACTCGTCGCTGACCATCTGGCGCATGTCGTCGAAGGAAAGCTCGTGCACCTTCTGCACTTCATGGGAGGTGCGGAAGCCGTCGAAATAGTGGAGGATGGGCACGCGCGACTCAAGCGTGGCGGCCTGGGCGATGCAGGCGAAGTCCATGACTTCCTGCACGTTGTTGGAGCAGAGCATGCCCCAGCCGGTCTGGCGGCAGGACATGACGTCCGAGTGGTCGCCGAAGATGGACAGCGCCTGGGCGGCGATGGCGCGCGCCGAGACGTGGAACACCGTGGGGGTGAGCTCGCCGGCGATCTTGTACATGTTGGGGATCATCAACAGCAGGCCCTGGGACGCGGTGAAGGTAGTGGTCAGGGCACCGCTCTGCAAGGCTCCGTGCACGGCGCCGGCGGCGCCGCCCTCGGACTGAAGCTCGACGACCTTGGGCACAGTGCCCCAGATGTTCTGTTCGCCGATCGCGCTCTTGGCGTCGCAGATTTCGCCCATCACCGACGAGGGGGTAATGGGATAGATCGCGCACACCTCGTTGGTGGCGTGCGCCACGTGCGCCGCCGCGGTGTTGCCGTCAATGGTCACCATCTTACGGTTTTGCGACATCGAAGCTCCTCCTTTGGTTTGGATCACTTGCTGAATGGGTCGCGCCGCGAATATCCGCGGCCGGAACAAAAAACACCGACTGGAGCACTTTAAACAAGACACCGGGGAATCGCCCCGGCTTGGGGAACATACAGTATACGCACCCCGGCGCGAAAAACAACCGCGCCGCGCGACCTTAGAGCTCGCGACGACCGGCGACGGCGCGATGGACCGTGGCCTCGTCGACGAATTCCAGATCGCTGCCGAGGGGGATGCCGTAGGCCAGCCGCGTCACGCGAATGCCGCGCGCCTTGATCTGTTCGGCCAGGTAAAGCGCCGTCGCCTCCCCCTCCACGGAAAAGTTGGTGGCGACCACCACTTCCTCGATCCCGTCGAGGCGCTCAAGCAGCTCGGCGAAGCGCAGATCCTCGGGGCCGATGCCGTCGAGAGGCGAGAGCGCGCCGTGCAGGACATGATAGCGGCCGCGAAAGGAACGACTGCGCTCGATGGCGATGAGATCCTGCGGCTGCTCCACCACGCACAACAATCGCCCGTCGCGCCCCGGATCGCCGCACAACGCGCAGGGATCCTCCTCGGTCAGACCAAAACAGCGGGAGCAGAAACCGATTTGCGCCTTGACCTCGCGCAGCGCATCGGCCAGGGCCTCGACCTCCCCCACGGGCCGCCGCAACAAATGAAACACCAGGCGCGCGGCGGTTTTCTTCCCAATTCCGGGCAGTTTCGAGAGTTCGGCGACCAGCCTGGCAAAGGACGGGATGGAGTCTAACATGCGTGTTGAAAAAATCCAAACATTTTAAAATGCTGTTTTATTTCTTTTTAGAGCGATGAAAAAAATTTTCTCCCGCTAAAACACACTGGTCTGACCAAGCAAAAGTAATACCGAAAACACTAAATGCCGTAAACCGGATGTTCGCGCACCGAGCACGCCGGGGCCCAGCGGCCGACCCCGGCCACATCGGCCGATTTTCGTCGCGCGCGCAACGGATTAAAACATGCCGGGGATGTTGAGACCGCCGGTGATCTTGCCCATCTCTTCCTGCACCATGTCCTGGCTTTTCTTGATGGCCTCGTTGACCGCCGCCAGCACCAAATCCTGGAGCATGTCGATGTCGTTGGGATCGACCACGTCCTTTTCGATCTTCAGCGACACCAACTGCTGCTTGCCGGTGGCCACCGCCGTCACCATGCCGCCGCCGGCGCTGGCCTCGACGGTGCGCTGCGCCAGTTCTTCCTGCATGCGCGCCATTTTCTGCTGCATCATCTGCGCTTGCTTCATGATGTTGCCCAAACCTTTTGACATCCCTTCGTCCTCCTGAAAAAAGCCGGCGTGCCGCCGGTGGTTTATGACCCGTACTAGCTTGGCTCACTCTCACTGCCGCCATCGAGCGGCTTGACCTGCTTGACTTCGCCGCCGAACATCTCCAGCACCGCCTTGACCTTGGGATGCTCCAGGGCCTGGCGACGCACCTGCTGCTGGCGATCCTGCTCCTGCACGCGCCGCTCTTCGATGAGCGGCGGCGGCGCCTGCCCTTCGCGACCCTCCAGAACGCTGACGCGCAGCTGCACCTTTTCGCCGAAGTATGCGCCGGCCAGTTCCTCGAGTTGGGCGAGCTTTTCGGGATCCTTGAGCTGCTCATAATAAAAAGAGCCCGCGGGGAAGGCGATCTCCAGGCGCGGCAACCGCGGCGGCAGCAGGCTGCCGTGCTCAAGGATGCTTGCCAGCAGGGGTTTTTTCCGCCGGATTTGTTCCACCAGCCCCGGCCAGCCCTTGGCGGGGACTGGGGAGCGAGAAGGTTCAGGCACGGGCGCGGGTTCCGGCTGGGCCGTTGGGGCGGGGGGAGCGGATGGCGCCACGACCTCGCGGGGCGCGGCGGCAAAAGCGGGCGCGGGACGCGCTGCCGGGGCGGACGCGGGTGCCTGCGGTGTCGCCAGGGATGATTGTCCCTCGCCCAGATGACGCTCCAACTCGTCGAGCTTGCGGATCAGGGCGGCGATATCGCGCGTCGGCGGCAACTGCGCGAGGCGGATCAGGGCCATCTCCAGGCACAGGCGGGGAAAGGTCGAGGCCGGCAGCTCGGCTTCGGTCTTAAGCAGCACCGTGAGCATGCGCTGCAGATCCTCCAGGGCGGCCTCGGCCATGAGCCCGCGCAATTCGGCGAGTTCCTCGGCGGTGGCATCGATTAATCCGGCGGGGTCGTCCACCACCTTGAGAATGCTCAGGGTGCGAAACACCTCCACCAACTCGCGGCAGAACTGGCGAAAGGAATGGCCCAAATGATCGACGCGCCGCACCGCTTCCAGGGCGCGGCGACCGTCGCGCTGCAAGAGCGCCTCGGCGGCATCGAGCAGCAGGCGCCGGTCGACCTGGCCGAACAGGGCCTGCACCTCCTCGTCGCGCACCTCGTTGCCGCAAAAAGCGATGACCTGATCCAGCGCCGAAAGCGCGTCGCGCATGCTGCCCTCGCCGCGGCGCGCGACAAGCGCCAGGGAACGATCGGAGATGGCGATACCCTCGGCGGTAACGATCTCGCGCAGGCGCTCCACGACCGGCGCCAGGGCGATCTTGCGAAAATCAAAACGCTGGCAGCGCGACAGAATGGTGGCGGGAATCTTGTGCGGCTCGGTGGTGGCGAAGATGAACTTGGCGTGGGGCGGCGGCTCTTCGAGGGTCTTCAACAAGGCGTTGAAGGCGTTGATGGAGAGCATATGCACTTCGTCGATGATGAAGATCTTGTAGCGCGCCCGCGACGGCAGGTAACGGATGCTTTCGCGCAGTTCGCGCACGTCGTCGACGCCGGTGTTGGAGGCGCCGTCGATCTCCAGCACATCGACGCTGGTGCCGTTGGTGATCTCGGCGCAGATGGGACAGGCGTTGCAGGGATTTTCCGCCGGACCCGCCTCGCAGTTGAGGGACTTGGCGAAGATGCGCGCCGCCGAGGTCTTGCCCACGCCGCGCGCGCCGGTGAAGAGAAAGGCGTGGTGCACGCGCTCCGCGGCGATGGCGTTGCCCAGGGTGCGGCTGACGTGCTCCTGGCCGACCAGGTCGGCGAAACTCTGCGGGCGGTACTTGCGGGCCAGGACCAGGTAGGACATGCGGGTTTGCGGCTCCCTGGGAAAAGCGCCGGCGGCAACCGGCGCCTAAAAGAATTGCCGGCACAAGTGACAGCCAGGCACCCCCGCGGCACACGAAGCGAATCGTTACCGCTGCTCCCTTCCGGGCCTGACGGGGTTGGCGACCGTCCGTTGCGCAGGACCCGGCTGTCACTTCTATCGGCAATCCGGCCGCATCGGCCGTGAGCGAAATGAATCTGGCGGAGAGAGTAAAAGTTGCAGCGCTCGCTGCGCTTCGAATCCCCCCCCGGGGATTCATTTTTAAATCTGGCGGAGAGGGGGGGATTCGAACCCCCGGTACCTTGCGGTACACACGATTTCCAGTCGTGCACCTTCGGCCTCTCGGGCACCTCTCCGCAGGGGGGACAAGATACATGATAGGGGGGCGGAAATCAAGGGAAAGGTTTAGCGGGCTTCCTTGTAGCGGCCGTTCATGCGATAGACGAAGGCGAGAATCTCGGCCACCGCCAGATAGAGCTCCTCGGGGATTTCCTCGCCCACCGGCACCTGGGCGAGAATCTCGATGAGATCGGGATCTTCCACGATGCGCACCCCGGCTTCCCGCGCCTTTTCGAGAATGCGCGCCGCCACCTCGCCCCGGCCGCTCGCCACCACCAGCGGCGCCTTGCCGCTGCCCGGCTCGTAGCGCAGGGCAGCGGCCTTCTTGAATTTCTCGCTGGGGTTCAGGGACATGGATGGATTCTCCGAGAGCGGGCGCTGCGTTGATCACACCCGGGCGTTGACGATGCTGGCCGTGGGCGGAATGAGGCGACGGATCAGCGCCTGAGCGGGCTCTTCGGCTCCGGCCGCGAAGGCCGCGCCGCGCAGGGTGTCCTCGCCCAGGGCCTGGGCGAGTTCCTCGCGCCCGCCGGCAAGAAATCCGGCAACCTCGCGATCGCGACAGAAAAAGCGCAGATACAACCCGGCGTCCTGATAGAGGCAGTCGATCTGCAAGGGCCCCAGCCCTTCGAGTTCCAGAAACAGCGTCAGGGAATGGGCCGCCCGCGCCGACTGCGCGCCCTGGTCCGACGCCTCACCCTGGCGGCGCGCCACCAGGTAGCCCTGCTCGAGAAAGCTCAGGGGCAAGGGCAAAAAATCCACGCCGATCTCCCCCAGGCGCGCGCGGCACATCTGCCAGAGTTCCAGGTGCTGCAGGGCGTCGCCGCTTTTGTCCAGCGCCCGGGACAAACCGCCGAGAGCCTCTTTTTCCAGAAGCGCCGCCAGCTTGCCCGCCAGCGCCTCGCCCTCCGTGCCGAGCAGCCGTTGCGGCTCGCGCCGCATCAGCCGCAGCAAGGTCGCCAGCAGTTCGCCCTGCCCGGCGTCGAATTGCCGCACCAGCGTCGCCTCGGCCGCCGGATTGAGCAGCAGAGCGGGCAGCTCCGCCAGCACCTGGCGCACCCGGGCGAGGGCCTCGGCCGTATCCTCGGCAAAAGGCGCCAGAACCTTGGCCAACCCCTGCTCCAGAACCTTCAGCGCCGCCGTCGCCTCGGCCTGCCCCGCAGCGGCGGGTTGCAGACGCGCCAGGGTCAATAACGCATCGACCACCTGGCCGCCGCCTTCGCCCAGCGCGGCGGCAGACGCGCCCGCGCCGGTCGCCAGCAACCGCGGCAGGCGGGCCAGCTCGGCAAAAAGCGGCTGAAGATGCGCCTTGAGCTCGCCCTGTTGCCGCAGCAACTGTCCTTGCAGCTCAAGCAGGGTGCTTTTCAGGGAGCCTTGCGCCTGCGGCGCCTGACCGGACAAGAGTTGCCGCTCCAGGGCCAGGCCCAGCTGCGCCGCCAGGGACGACAGGGCGCCGCTCGGCAGCGGCTTCGCGCCGTCGCGACCGAGATGATCGGCCAGCTGCGCCAATACCGCCTCCGGCTTGCCCGCCGATGCCGAGCCCAAGGCCGCCGCCAGGCGCGCCACGTCCAGGCGATTGCCGAGCAGATGCAGGGAACGGCCCAGGCGTTCGAGCAAGCCGCTGTCGAGAATGCGCAGCTTGAGCTCGGGGTGCGTTTCGATGACTTGCAGGTTGAGGCGCTCGCCTGCGCGCAGGGGCACGCGACTTTCCACCCACAGCTTGCGCTCGCCGAACTGCAGCAGCGCTTTTTCCTGCCCCCCTTCCTCGACGGTGGCGCGGATCATCTGGTGCAGCAGCAGATCCTGGCGGCGCTCCTCGCGGGTCAGCTGCGCGGGCTGGGACAGGGCATGCACGACGAGATTGGGCTGGGTGACGGGCGGCACGATATTCATGATCTGCTTATCGTCGGGCGCGCGACGATTGTTTAATGATTTTTGGCCGAGGCGCTTTTATAATGAGAAGAAAAGGAAAAAATTAATCTTTTCTAAATTTTTCTAATTTCCGGCCGATTTGCCGTCGATAAGATGCCCAAGGCCGCTCCGAACCATCCGGCATCAGGCCTTCTCAGGAAAGGGATCCTCTCCCATGAATTCTTCCGCCGTCATCTTCGCCCATCGCCACGCCGATCTCGAGGCACTGACCGGCCTGGCCGCCGGCGTCGGCCTGTTTGACGCCTACCTGCCCTGTTCCGGCGAACGGCAGCTTTTCGACCTCCTGGAACATCGCGAACCCGCCATGATTCTGTTCGCCGGCGCCGCCGACCAGGTCGATGCCTTACTGTGGCTGAAAATTCTCGCCAAGCGCGACCGCTGGAAGGACATTCCCGTGGTGGTCTTCGCAGGCGAAGATCAGCTCGACATGCGCGTCGAGGCCCTGGAACTGGGCGCCTGCGACGTCCTGAGCCCAAGCACCCCCTTGCGTGAAATCGTCGCGCGCTTGCAGCGCCGCCTGACGCAAAGACGCGAAATGAACAAACTGAAAAAATCCCGGGAGGATCTGGCGCGCGTGGCCCTGACCGACAGCCTGACCGGGTTGTGCAACCGTGCCTTTTTCGATGTCACCCTCGAATCGGAGGCGGCGCGCAGCGCGCGCACCGGCCTGCCTTATTCCCTGCTGCTGATCGATGTGGATC
This sequence is a window from Geoalkalibacter sp.. Protein-coding genes within it:
- the recR gene encoding recombination mediator RecR, which encodes MLDSIPSFARLVAELSKLPGIGKKTAARLVFHLLRRPVGEVEALADALREVKAQIGFCSRCFGLTEEDPCALCGDPGRDGRLLCVVEQPQDLIAIERSRSFRGRYHVLHGALSPLDGIGPEDLRFAELLERLDGIEEVVVATNFSVEGEATALYLAEQIKARGIRVTRLAYGIPLGSDLEFVDEATVHRAVAGRREL
- a CDS encoding EscU/YscU/HrcU family type III secretion system export apparatus switch protein, whose protein sequence is MSLNPSEKFKKAAALRYEPGSGKAPLVVASGRGEVAARILEKAREAGVRIVEDPDLIEILAQVPVGEEIPEELYLAVAEILAFVYRMNGRYKEAR
- a CDS encoding YbaB/EbfC family nucleoid-associated protein gives rise to the protein MSKGLGNIMKQAQMMQQKMARMQEELAQRTVEASAGGGMVTAVATGKQQLVSLKIEKDVVDPNDIDMLQDLVLAAVNEAIKKSQDMVQEEMGKITGGLNIPGMF
- a CDS encoding GGDEF domain-containing protein translates to MNSSAVIFAHRHADLEALTGLAAGVGLFDAYLPCSGERQLFDLLEHREPAMILFAGAADQVDALLWLKILAKRDRWKDIPVVVFAGEDQLDMRVEALELGACDVLSPSTPLREIVARLQRRLTQRREMNKLKKSREDLARVALTDSLTGLCNRAFFDVTLESEAARSARTGLPYSLLLIDVDHFKWVNDTYGHQLGDTVLQAIARVLKRAVRKSDMACRYGGEEFALILPETDIPAAQVLAVRIHREIAELAAGYGHFRQPLTVSIGISCGSGKDEASPTLLIEQADCALYAAKRNGRNRTEIFNLGKMDFGAAEAKNLQPPSNLRM
- the dnaX gene encoding DNA polymerase III subunit gamma/tau, with amino-acid sequence MSYLVLARKYRPQSFADLVGQEHVSRTLGNAIAAERVHHAFLFTGARGVGKTSAARIFAKSLNCEAGPAENPCNACPICAEITNGTSVDVLEIDGASNTGVDDVRELRESIRYLPSRARYKIFIIDEVHMLSINAFNALLKTLEEPPPHAKFIFATTEPHKIPATILSRCQRFDFRKIALAPVVERLREIVTAEGIAISDRSLALVARRGEGSMRDALSALDQVIAFCGNEVRDEEVQALFGQVDRRLLLDAAEALLQRDGRRALEAVRRVDHLGHSFRQFCRELVEVFRTLSILKVVDDPAGLIDATAEELAELRGLMAEAALEDLQRMLTVLLKTEAELPASTFPRLCLEMALIRLAQLPPTRDIAALIRKLDELERHLGEGQSSLATPQAPASAPAARPAPAFAAAPREVVAPSAPPAPTAQPEPAPVPEPSRSPVPAKGWPGLVEQIRRKKPLLASILEHGSLLPPRLPRLEIAFPAGSFYYEQLKDPEKLAQLEELAGAYFGEKVQLRVSVLEGREGQAPPPLIEERRVQEQDRQQQVRRQALEHPKVKAVLEMFGGEVKQVKPLDGGSESEPS